In one window of Tripterygium wilfordii isolate XIE 37 chromosome 1, ASM1340144v1, whole genome shotgun sequence DNA:
- the LOC119998444 gene encoding huntingtin-interacting protein K, whose translation MEGADEGVENFVDSKDLQQQSKALDKLTDRVEDRQLDSTRVQEAMASIAASADADWNAMRLREKELAAVKINQADVDIISNELELDRKVAERTLREHKGDAVAAIQHLLR comes from the exons ATGGAGGGTGCAGATGAAGGTGTAGAGAACTTCGTGGATTCAAAGGACTTACAGCAACAGAGCAAAGCTTTGGACAAGCTCACCGACCGAGTGGAAGATCGCCAGCTCGATTCAACTCGTGTTCAAGAG GCTATGGCGTCGATTGCTGCATCTGCTGATGCTGATTGGAATGCTATGAGGTTGAG AGAAAAAGAATTGGCTGCCGTTAAGATCAACCAAGCTGATGTGGACATAATATCAAATGAACTTGAG TTGGACAGGAAAGTGGCCGAGAGAACCTTAAGGGAACACAAAGGTGATGCTGTTGCAGCCATTCAGCACCTCCTACGTTAA
- the LOC119998403 gene encoding RGS domain-containing serine/threonine-protein kinase A-like isoform X1: METPPAEELLKKIEHLEAAHADLQDEMSKLKVSDANRWEQQRQRSHSISPQRSGPRRRGGGIGIENIAARKKNSASFRHSSPLQRESRGSRDTLNNANSASGGPSAVNFTDRQYLNILQSMGQSVHIFDLNGRIIYWNRTAERLYGYSAVEALGQDAIDLLIDPQAFPVANNIVHRVSMGESWTGQFPVKNKRGERFMAVATNTPFYHDDGTLVGIICVSSDSRPFQEMGVAFVDGRNLENDSSFSRGRNLITSKLGLDPQQPLQVSIASKLANLASKMSNKVKTKIRTGDNVMDLEGGSGGNHQSDHGFSDAALGDQREDANSSGASTPRGDVHPSPSGVFSHVEEKIPVKPSRGSGDEGDGKPAIHKIITSKAEEWIGKKGFSWPWKGNERDGQDAQTTRFAWPWLHNDQENESMNDRIPSSGVKLETQLKENNRPANNEASGSWTSSANVNSTSSVSSCGSTSSSAVHKVDMDTDCLDCEILWEDLTIGEQIGQGSCGTVYHALWYGSDVAIKVFSKQEYSDDVIHCFRQEVSVMKRLRHPNILLFMGAVTSPQRLCIVTEFLPRGSLFRLLQRSTSKLDWRRRIHMALDVARGMNYLHHCNPPIIHRDLKSSNLLVDRNWTVKFSAAQVGDFGMSRLKHETYLTTKTGRGTPQWMAPEVLRNEPSDEKSDVYSYGVILWELVTEKTPWDSLNSMQVIGAVGFMNQRLEIPKDVDPHWTSIIESCWHSDPQCRPSFQEILEKLRDLQRQCTIQIQAARSTAGDRTQKES; encoded by the exons ATGGAGACGCCCCCAGCGGAGGAGCTTCTGAAGAAGATCGAACACTTGGAGGCGGCACACGCGGACCTCCAAGATGAGATGTCTAAGCTTAAAGTCTCCGACGCAAACCGTTGGGAGCAGCAAAGGCAGAGGTCGCATTCCATATCTCCTCAACGGTCGGGGCCGAGGAGAAGAGGCGGTGGTATCGGAATAGAAAATATCGCCGCCAGGAAGAAGAATTCTGCTTCGTTCAGGCATTCGTCTCCACTTCAAAGAGAGAGCAGGGGAAGTCGCGATACACTTAATAATGCTAATAGTGCCAGTGGTGGACCTTCTGCTGTGAATTTCACTGATAGACAGTACTTGAATATATTGCAGTCCATGGGACAATCTGTGCACATATTTGACCTTAATGGTCGCATCATCTATTG GAACCGAACAGCTGAGCGCCTCTATGGTTATTCTGCGGTGGAGGCTTTAGGCCAAGATGCCATTGACCTGCTTATAGATCCCCAGGCTTTTCCTGTAGCAAATAATATAGTCCACCGGGTTTCTATGGGCGAGAGCTGGACAGGGCAGTTCCCTGTCAAGAACAAACGTGGGGAGAGATTCATGGCAGTTGCGACCAATACTCCTTTCTATCATGATGATGGTACATTGGTTGGAATAATATGTGTATCTAGTGATTCGCGGCCCTTTCAAGAAATGGGGGTTGCATTTGTGGATGGAAGGAACTTGGAAAATGATTCAAGCTTTAGCCGGGGTAGAAATCTCATAACAAGTAAACTTGGTCTTGATCCTCAGCAGCCTTTACAAGTTTCGATTGCATCGAAATTAGCAAATTTG GCATCCAAGATGAGCAACAAAGTCAAGACAAAGATTCGAACAGGAGATAATGTCATGGATCTTGAAGGAGGGAGTGGAGGTAACCATCAGTCTGATCATGGATTCTCTGATGCTGCTCTCGGAGACCAGAGGGAGGATGCTAATTCAAGTGGAGCTAGCACCCCAAGAGGAGATGTACATCCATCTCCTTCTGGTGTATTTTCACACGTCGAAGAGAAAATCCCAGTCAAACCCTCCAGGGGTTCTGGTGATGAAGGTGATGGAAAACCTGCAATTCACAAGATCATTACCTCCAAGGCAGAAGAATGGATTGGTAAGAAGGGATTTTCATGGCCATGGAAAGGTAATGAACGTGATGGGCAAGATGCACAAACTACACGTTTTGCATGGCCTTGGTTGCACAATGATCAAGAGAACGAGTCAATGAATGATAGGATTCCCTCTTCTGGCGTCAAGCTTGAAACTCAGTTGAAGGAAAACAATCGACCTGCCAATAATGAGGCCTCGGGCTCCTGGACGTCCTCGGCCAATGTTAACAGCACAAGCAGTGTCAGCAGCTGTGGCAGTACCAGCAGCAGTGCTGTTCACAAGGTGGACATGGACACTGACTGCTTGGATTGCGAAATCTTGTGGGAAGACTTGACTATTGGAGAACAAATTGGGCAAG GTTCTTGTGGAACTGTATATCATGCCCTGTGGTATGGATCA GATGTTGCTATCAAGGTATTCTCCAAGCAAGAATATTCAGATGATGTTATACATTGCTTTAGACAAGAa GTTTCAGTTATGAAGAGACTTCGACATCCAAATATTCTGTTGTTTATGGGAGCTGTGACTTCGCCTCAGCGTCTCTGTATTGTTACGGAGTTCCTCCCTCG TGGAAGTTTGTTTCGCTTACTACAGAGAAGCACTTCCAAACTAGATTGGAGACGACGCATTCATATGGCCTTGGATGTA GCACGGGGTATGAACTATCTTCATCATTGTAATCCACCTATCATTCATCGTGATTTGAAGTCATCGAATCTTCTTGTTGATAGGAACTGGACAGTGAAG TTCTCAGCTGCACAGGTTGGTGATTTTGGCATGTCTCGTCTTAAGCATGAAACATATCTCACAACTAAGACAGGAAGAGGAACG CCTCAATGGATGGCACCAGAAGTTCTTCGTAACGAACCCTCAGATGAGAA GTCTGATGTTTACAGCTACGGAGTCATATTGTGGGAGCTTGTCACTGAGAAGACACCCTGGGATAGCCTCAACTCAATGCAG GTGATTGGAGCTGTGGGGTTCATGAACCAAAGGTTGGAGATCCCAAAAGATGTGGATCCGCATTGGACTTCTATAATAGAGAGTTGCTGGCACAG TGATCCACAGTGTCGGCCAAGCTTCCAGGAAATTCTGGAGAAGCTTAGGGACCTGCAGAGGCAATGCACCATTCAAATCCAGGCAGCCAGGTCCACAGCTGGAGATAGAACCCAAAAGGAGTCGTAG
- the LOC119998403 gene encoding RGS domain-containing serine/threonine-protein kinase A-like isoform X3: METPPAEELLKKIEHLEAAHADLQDEMSKLKVSDANRWEQQRQRSHSISPQRSGPRRRGGGIGIENIAARKKNSASFRHSSPLQRESRGSRDTLNNANSASGGPSAVNFTDRQYLNILQSMGQSVHIFDLNGRIIYWNRTAERLYGYSAVEALGQDAIDLLIDPQAFPVANNIVHRVSMGESWTGQFPVKNKRGERFMAVATNTPFYHDDGTLVGIICVSSDSRPFQEMGVAFVDGRNLENDSSFSRGRNLITSKLGLDPQQPLQVSIASKLANLASKMSNKVKTKIRTGDNVMDLEGGSGGNHQSDHGFSDAALGDQREDANSSGASTPRGDVHPSPSGVFSHVEEKIPVKPSRGSGDEGDGKPAIHKIITSKAEEWIGKKGFSWPWKGNERDGQDAQTTRFAWPWLHNDQENESMNDRIPSSGVKLETQLKENNRPANNEASGSWTSSANVNSTSSVSSCGSTSSSAVHKVDMDTDCLDCEILWEDLTIGEQIGQGSCGTVYHALWYGSVSVMKRLRHPNILLFMGAVTSPQRLCIVTEFLPRGSLFRLLQRSTSKLDWRRRIHMALDVARGMNYLHHCNPPIIHRDLKSSNLLVDRNWTVKFSAAQVGDFGMSRLKHETYLTTKTGRGTPQWMAPEVLRNEPSDEKSDVYSYGVILWELVTEKTPWDSLNSMQVIGAVGFMNQRLEIPKDVDPHWTSIIESCWHSDPQCRPSFQEILEKLRDLQRQCTIQIQAARSTAGDRTQKES; this comes from the exons ATGGAGACGCCCCCAGCGGAGGAGCTTCTGAAGAAGATCGAACACTTGGAGGCGGCACACGCGGACCTCCAAGATGAGATGTCTAAGCTTAAAGTCTCCGACGCAAACCGTTGGGAGCAGCAAAGGCAGAGGTCGCATTCCATATCTCCTCAACGGTCGGGGCCGAGGAGAAGAGGCGGTGGTATCGGAATAGAAAATATCGCCGCCAGGAAGAAGAATTCTGCTTCGTTCAGGCATTCGTCTCCACTTCAAAGAGAGAGCAGGGGAAGTCGCGATACACTTAATAATGCTAATAGTGCCAGTGGTGGACCTTCTGCTGTGAATTTCACTGATAGACAGTACTTGAATATATTGCAGTCCATGGGACAATCTGTGCACATATTTGACCTTAATGGTCGCATCATCTATTG GAACCGAACAGCTGAGCGCCTCTATGGTTATTCTGCGGTGGAGGCTTTAGGCCAAGATGCCATTGACCTGCTTATAGATCCCCAGGCTTTTCCTGTAGCAAATAATATAGTCCACCGGGTTTCTATGGGCGAGAGCTGGACAGGGCAGTTCCCTGTCAAGAACAAACGTGGGGAGAGATTCATGGCAGTTGCGACCAATACTCCTTTCTATCATGATGATGGTACATTGGTTGGAATAATATGTGTATCTAGTGATTCGCGGCCCTTTCAAGAAATGGGGGTTGCATTTGTGGATGGAAGGAACTTGGAAAATGATTCAAGCTTTAGCCGGGGTAGAAATCTCATAACAAGTAAACTTGGTCTTGATCCTCAGCAGCCTTTACAAGTTTCGATTGCATCGAAATTAGCAAATTTG GCATCCAAGATGAGCAACAAAGTCAAGACAAAGATTCGAACAGGAGATAATGTCATGGATCTTGAAGGAGGGAGTGGAGGTAACCATCAGTCTGATCATGGATTCTCTGATGCTGCTCTCGGAGACCAGAGGGAGGATGCTAATTCAAGTGGAGCTAGCACCCCAAGAGGAGATGTACATCCATCTCCTTCTGGTGTATTTTCACACGTCGAAGAGAAAATCCCAGTCAAACCCTCCAGGGGTTCTGGTGATGAAGGTGATGGAAAACCTGCAATTCACAAGATCATTACCTCCAAGGCAGAAGAATGGATTGGTAAGAAGGGATTTTCATGGCCATGGAAAGGTAATGAACGTGATGGGCAAGATGCACAAACTACACGTTTTGCATGGCCTTGGTTGCACAATGATCAAGAGAACGAGTCAATGAATGATAGGATTCCCTCTTCTGGCGTCAAGCTTGAAACTCAGTTGAAGGAAAACAATCGACCTGCCAATAATGAGGCCTCGGGCTCCTGGACGTCCTCGGCCAATGTTAACAGCACAAGCAGTGTCAGCAGCTGTGGCAGTACCAGCAGCAGTGCTGTTCACAAGGTGGACATGGACACTGACTGCTTGGATTGCGAAATCTTGTGGGAAGACTTGACTATTGGAGAACAAATTGGGCAAG GTTCTTGTGGAACTGTATATCATGCCCTGTGGTATGGATCA GTTTCAGTTATGAAGAGACTTCGACATCCAAATATTCTGTTGTTTATGGGAGCTGTGACTTCGCCTCAGCGTCTCTGTATTGTTACGGAGTTCCTCCCTCG TGGAAGTTTGTTTCGCTTACTACAGAGAAGCACTTCCAAACTAGATTGGAGACGACGCATTCATATGGCCTTGGATGTA GCACGGGGTATGAACTATCTTCATCATTGTAATCCACCTATCATTCATCGTGATTTGAAGTCATCGAATCTTCTTGTTGATAGGAACTGGACAGTGAAG TTCTCAGCTGCACAGGTTGGTGATTTTGGCATGTCTCGTCTTAAGCATGAAACATATCTCACAACTAAGACAGGAAGAGGAACG CCTCAATGGATGGCACCAGAAGTTCTTCGTAACGAACCCTCAGATGAGAA GTCTGATGTTTACAGCTACGGAGTCATATTGTGGGAGCTTGTCACTGAGAAGACACCCTGGGATAGCCTCAACTCAATGCAG GTGATTGGAGCTGTGGGGTTCATGAACCAAAGGTTGGAGATCCCAAAAGATGTGGATCCGCATTGGACTTCTATAATAGAGAGTTGCTGGCACAG TGATCCACAGTGTCGGCCAAGCTTCCAGGAAATTCTGGAGAAGCTTAGGGACCTGCAGAGGCAATGCACCATTCAAATCCAGGCAGCCAGGTCCACAGCTGGAGATAGAACCCAAAAGGAGTCGTAG
- the LOC119998403 gene encoding RGS domain-containing serine/threonine-protein kinase A-like isoform X2, producing the protein METPPAEELLKKIEHLEAAHADLQDEMSKLKVSDANRWEQQRQRSHSISPQRSGPRRRGGGIGIENIAARKKNSASFRHSSPLQRESRGSRDTLNNANSASGGPSAVNFTDRQYLNILQSMGQSVHIFDLNGRIIYWNRTAERLYGYSAVEALGQDAIDLLIDPQAFPVANNIVHRVSMGESWTGQFPVKNKRGERFMAVATNTPFYHDDGTLVGIICVSSDSRPFQEMGVAFVDGRNLENDSSFSRGRNLITSKLGLDPQQPLQVSIASKLANLASKMSNKVKTKIRTGDNVMDLEGGSGGNHQSDHGFSDAALGDQREDANSSGASTPRGDVHPSPSGVFSHVEEKIPVKPSRGSGDEGDGKPAIHKIITSKAEEWIGKKGFSWPWKGNERDGQDAQTTRFAWPWLHNDQENESMNDRIPSSGVKLETQLKENNRPANNEASGSWTSSANVNSTSSVSSCGSTSSSAVHKVDMDTDCLDCEILWEDLTIGEQIGQGSCGTVYHALWYGSDVAIKVFSKQEYSDDVIHCFRQEVSVMKRLRHPNILLFMGAVTSPQRLCIVTEFLPRGSLFRLLQRSTSKLDWRRRIHMALDVARGMNYLHHCNPPIIHRDLKSSNLLVDRNWTVKVGDFGMSRLKHETYLTTKTGRGTPQWMAPEVLRNEPSDEKSDVYSYGVILWELVTEKTPWDSLNSMQVIGAVGFMNQRLEIPKDVDPHWTSIIESCWHSDPQCRPSFQEILEKLRDLQRQCTIQIQAARSTAGDRTQKES; encoded by the exons ATGGAGACGCCCCCAGCGGAGGAGCTTCTGAAGAAGATCGAACACTTGGAGGCGGCACACGCGGACCTCCAAGATGAGATGTCTAAGCTTAAAGTCTCCGACGCAAACCGTTGGGAGCAGCAAAGGCAGAGGTCGCATTCCATATCTCCTCAACGGTCGGGGCCGAGGAGAAGAGGCGGTGGTATCGGAATAGAAAATATCGCCGCCAGGAAGAAGAATTCTGCTTCGTTCAGGCATTCGTCTCCACTTCAAAGAGAGAGCAGGGGAAGTCGCGATACACTTAATAATGCTAATAGTGCCAGTGGTGGACCTTCTGCTGTGAATTTCACTGATAGACAGTACTTGAATATATTGCAGTCCATGGGACAATCTGTGCACATATTTGACCTTAATGGTCGCATCATCTATTG GAACCGAACAGCTGAGCGCCTCTATGGTTATTCTGCGGTGGAGGCTTTAGGCCAAGATGCCATTGACCTGCTTATAGATCCCCAGGCTTTTCCTGTAGCAAATAATATAGTCCACCGGGTTTCTATGGGCGAGAGCTGGACAGGGCAGTTCCCTGTCAAGAACAAACGTGGGGAGAGATTCATGGCAGTTGCGACCAATACTCCTTTCTATCATGATGATGGTACATTGGTTGGAATAATATGTGTATCTAGTGATTCGCGGCCCTTTCAAGAAATGGGGGTTGCATTTGTGGATGGAAGGAACTTGGAAAATGATTCAAGCTTTAGCCGGGGTAGAAATCTCATAACAAGTAAACTTGGTCTTGATCCTCAGCAGCCTTTACAAGTTTCGATTGCATCGAAATTAGCAAATTTG GCATCCAAGATGAGCAACAAAGTCAAGACAAAGATTCGAACAGGAGATAATGTCATGGATCTTGAAGGAGGGAGTGGAGGTAACCATCAGTCTGATCATGGATTCTCTGATGCTGCTCTCGGAGACCAGAGGGAGGATGCTAATTCAAGTGGAGCTAGCACCCCAAGAGGAGATGTACATCCATCTCCTTCTGGTGTATTTTCACACGTCGAAGAGAAAATCCCAGTCAAACCCTCCAGGGGTTCTGGTGATGAAGGTGATGGAAAACCTGCAATTCACAAGATCATTACCTCCAAGGCAGAAGAATGGATTGGTAAGAAGGGATTTTCATGGCCATGGAAAGGTAATGAACGTGATGGGCAAGATGCACAAACTACACGTTTTGCATGGCCTTGGTTGCACAATGATCAAGAGAACGAGTCAATGAATGATAGGATTCCCTCTTCTGGCGTCAAGCTTGAAACTCAGTTGAAGGAAAACAATCGACCTGCCAATAATGAGGCCTCGGGCTCCTGGACGTCCTCGGCCAATGTTAACAGCACAAGCAGTGTCAGCAGCTGTGGCAGTACCAGCAGCAGTGCTGTTCACAAGGTGGACATGGACACTGACTGCTTGGATTGCGAAATCTTGTGGGAAGACTTGACTATTGGAGAACAAATTGGGCAAG GTTCTTGTGGAACTGTATATCATGCCCTGTGGTATGGATCA GATGTTGCTATCAAGGTATTCTCCAAGCAAGAATATTCAGATGATGTTATACATTGCTTTAGACAAGAa GTTTCAGTTATGAAGAGACTTCGACATCCAAATATTCTGTTGTTTATGGGAGCTGTGACTTCGCCTCAGCGTCTCTGTATTGTTACGGAGTTCCTCCCTCG TGGAAGTTTGTTTCGCTTACTACAGAGAAGCACTTCCAAACTAGATTGGAGACGACGCATTCATATGGCCTTGGATGTA GCACGGGGTATGAACTATCTTCATCATTGTAATCCACCTATCATTCATCGTGATTTGAAGTCATCGAATCTTCTTGTTGATAGGAACTGGACAGTGAAG GTTGGTGATTTTGGCATGTCTCGTCTTAAGCATGAAACATATCTCACAACTAAGACAGGAAGAGGAACG CCTCAATGGATGGCACCAGAAGTTCTTCGTAACGAACCCTCAGATGAGAA GTCTGATGTTTACAGCTACGGAGTCATATTGTGGGAGCTTGTCACTGAGAAGACACCCTGGGATAGCCTCAACTCAATGCAG GTGATTGGAGCTGTGGGGTTCATGAACCAAAGGTTGGAGATCCCAAAAGATGTGGATCCGCATTGGACTTCTATAATAGAGAGTTGCTGGCACAG TGATCCACAGTGTCGGCCAAGCTTCCAGGAAATTCTGGAGAAGCTTAGGGACCTGCAGAGGCAATGCACCATTCAAATCCAGGCAGCCAGGTCCACAGCTGGAGATAGAACCCAAAAGGAGTCGTAG
- the LOC119998403 gene encoding RGS domain-containing serine/threonine-protein kinase A-like isoform X4: METPPAEELLKKIEHLEAAHADLQDEMSKLKVSDANRWEQQRQRSHSISPQRSGPRRRGGGIGIENIAARKKNSASFRHSSPLQRESRGSRDTLNNANSASGGPSAVNFTDRQYLNILQSMGQSVHIFDLNGRIIYWNRTAERLYGYSAVEALGQDAIDLLIDPQAFPVANNIVHRVSMGESWTGQFPVKNKRGERFMAVATNTPFYHDDGTLVGIICVSSDSRPFQEMGVAFVDGRNLENDSSFSRGRNLITSKLGLDPQQPLQVSIASKLANLASKMSNKVKTKIRTGDNVMDLEGGSGGNHQSDHGFSDAALGDQREDANSSGASTPRGDVHPSPSGVFSHVEEKIPVKPSRGSGDEGDGKPAIHKIITSKAEEWIGKKGFSWPWKGNERDGQDAQTTRFAWPWLHNDQENESMNDRIPSSGVKLETQLKENNRPANNEASGSWTSSANVNSTSSVSSCGSTSSSAVHKVDMDTDCLDCEILWEDLTIGEQIGQGSCGTVYHALWYGSDVAIKVFSKQEYSDDVIHCFRQEVSVMKRLRHPNILLFMGAVTSPQRLCIVTEFLPRGSLFRLLQRSTSKLDWRRRIHMALDVARGMNYLHHCNPPIIHRDLKSSNLLVDRNWTVKFSAAQVGDFGMSRLKHETYLTTKTGRGTPQWMAPEVLRNEPSDEKSDVYSYGVILWELVTEKTPWDSLNSMQETCR; the protein is encoded by the exons ATGGAGACGCCCCCAGCGGAGGAGCTTCTGAAGAAGATCGAACACTTGGAGGCGGCACACGCGGACCTCCAAGATGAGATGTCTAAGCTTAAAGTCTCCGACGCAAACCGTTGGGAGCAGCAAAGGCAGAGGTCGCATTCCATATCTCCTCAACGGTCGGGGCCGAGGAGAAGAGGCGGTGGTATCGGAATAGAAAATATCGCCGCCAGGAAGAAGAATTCTGCTTCGTTCAGGCATTCGTCTCCACTTCAAAGAGAGAGCAGGGGAAGTCGCGATACACTTAATAATGCTAATAGTGCCAGTGGTGGACCTTCTGCTGTGAATTTCACTGATAGACAGTACTTGAATATATTGCAGTCCATGGGACAATCTGTGCACATATTTGACCTTAATGGTCGCATCATCTATTG GAACCGAACAGCTGAGCGCCTCTATGGTTATTCTGCGGTGGAGGCTTTAGGCCAAGATGCCATTGACCTGCTTATAGATCCCCAGGCTTTTCCTGTAGCAAATAATATAGTCCACCGGGTTTCTATGGGCGAGAGCTGGACAGGGCAGTTCCCTGTCAAGAACAAACGTGGGGAGAGATTCATGGCAGTTGCGACCAATACTCCTTTCTATCATGATGATGGTACATTGGTTGGAATAATATGTGTATCTAGTGATTCGCGGCCCTTTCAAGAAATGGGGGTTGCATTTGTGGATGGAAGGAACTTGGAAAATGATTCAAGCTTTAGCCGGGGTAGAAATCTCATAACAAGTAAACTTGGTCTTGATCCTCAGCAGCCTTTACAAGTTTCGATTGCATCGAAATTAGCAAATTTG GCATCCAAGATGAGCAACAAAGTCAAGACAAAGATTCGAACAGGAGATAATGTCATGGATCTTGAAGGAGGGAGTGGAGGTAACCATCAGTCTGATCATGGATTCTCTGATGCTGCTCTCGGAGACCAGAGGGAGGATGCTAATTCAAGTGGAGCTAGCACCCCAAGAGGAGATGTACATCCATCTCCTTCTGGTGTATTTTCACACGTCGAAGAGAAAATCCCAGTCAAACCCTCCAGGGGTTCTGGTGATGAAGGTGATGGAAAACCTGCAATTCACAAGATCATTACCTCCAAGGCAGAAGAATGGATTGGTAAGAAGGGATTTTCATGGCCATGGAAAGGTAATGAACGTGATGGGCAAGATGCACAAACTACACGTTTTGCATGGCCTTGGTTGCACAATGATCAAGAGAACGAGTCAATGAATGATAGGATTCCCTCTTCTGGCGTCAAGCTTGAAACTCAGTTGAAGGAAAACAATCGACCTGCCAATAATGAGGCCTCGGGCTCCTGGACGTCCTCGGCCAATGTTAACAGCACAAGCAGTGTCAGCAGCTGTGGCAGTACCAGCAGCAGTGCTGTTCACAAGGTGGACATGGACACTGACTGCTTGGATTGCGAAATCTTGTGGGAAGACTTGACTATTGGAGAACAAATTGGGCAAG GTTCTTGTGGAACTGTATATCATGCCCTGTGGTATGGATCA GATGTTGCTATCAAGGTATTCTCCAAGCAAGAATATTCAGATGATGTTATACATTGCTTTAGACAAGAa GTTTCAGTTATGAAGAGACTTCGACATCCAAATATTCTGTTGTTTATGGGAGCTGTGACTTCGCCTCAGCGTCTCTGTATTGTTACGGAGTTCCTCCCTCG TGGAAGTTTGTTTCGCTTACTACAGAGAAGCACTTCCAAACTAGATTGGAGACGACGCATTCATATGGCCTTGGATGTA GCACGGGGTATGAACTATCTTCATCATTGTAATCCACCTATCATTCATCGTGATTTGAAGTCATCGAATCTTCTTGTTGATAGGAACTGGACAGTGAAG TTCTCAGCTGCACAGGTTGGTGATTTTGGCATGTCTCGTCTTAAGCATGAAACATATCTCACAACTAAGACAGGAAGAGGAACG CCTCAATGGATGGCACCAGAAGTTCTTCGTAACGAACCCTCAGATGAGAA GTCTGATGTTTACAGCTACGGAGTCATATTGTGGGAGCTTGTCACTGAGAAGACACCCTGGGATAGCCTCAACTCAATGCAG GAAACTTGCAGGTGA